One region of Azoarcus sp. CIB genomic DNA includes:
- a CDS encoding amidohydrolase family protein → MKLEDLILVSVDDHAIEPRGAFDRHMPAKYKGRQPRVENRNGRDIWVFEEQATGYMGLNSVVGRPKEEYGMEPLSYEQMRRGTWDIQARVDDMNANGVLGSLCFPTFPGFAGQRFQVMPDKNVSLAAIQAYNDWHLHDWCNAAPGRFIPLMMVPWWDMQAAAAEVKRMADQGVHAITLSDNPTVHGYPSIHNPHWDPLWKACEENNVVICCHIGTGVKAAHASDESPIDAWITSMPISISNSAADWIWAPMWKKYPKLRMALSEGGIGWIPYLLERADFTHNHHHAWTNSNFGGKKPSDIFNEHFITCFIEDAFGLRNLDSINVDMVTWECDYPHSDCTWPNSADVFWQQAKNLPDEIINKISHLNAMREFSYDPFAILGRENCTVGALRAQATHVSIEPALGLGGAAPQRDPSKPVTSGDINKMFASADAQTAL, encoded by the coding sequence ATGAAGCTCGAAGATCTCATCCTTGTCAGCGTCGATGACCATGCGATCGAACCGCGTGGCGCCTTCGACCGCCACATGCCCGCCAAGTACAAGGGCCGCCAACCGCGCGTTGAGAACCGCAACGGCCGCGACATCTGGGTGTTCGAGGAGCAGGCAACGGGCTACATGGGGCTGAACTCGGTGGTCGGGCGTCCGAAGGAGGAGTACGGCATGGAGCCGCTCTCCTACGAACAGATGCGCCGTGGTACCTGGGACATCCAGGCGCGGGTCGACGACATGAATGCGAACGGCGTGCTCGGCTCGCTGTGTTTCCCGACCTTCCCCGGTTTCGCCGGCCAGCGCTTCCAGGTCATGCCGGACAAGAACGTCAGCCTTGCAGCCATCCAGGCCTACAACGACTGGCACCTGCATGACTGGTGCAACGCCGCCCCGGGTCGCTTCATCCCCTTGATGATGGTGCCATGGTGGGACATGCAGGCGGCCGCGGCCGAGGTGAAGCGCATGGCCGATCAGGGTGTGCATGCCATCACGCTGTCCGACAACCCGACCGTGCATGGCTACCCGTCGATCCACAACCCGCACTGGGATCCCCTGTGGAAGGCGTGCGAAGAGAACAATGTCGTGATCTGCTGCCACATCGGCACCGGCGTGAAGGCGGCTCACGCCTCGGATGAATCGCCGATCGACGCGTGGATCACTTCCATGCCGATCTCGATCTCCAACTCGGCGGCGGACTGGATCTGGGCACCGATGTGGAAGAAGTACCCCAAGCTGCGCATGGCCCTGTCGGAAGGCGGCATCGGCTGGATCCCGTATCTGCTGGAGCGCGCCGACTTCACGCACAACCACCACCACGCCTGGACGAACTCGAACTTCGGCGGCAAGAAGCCCAGCGACATCTTCAACGAGCACTTCATCACCTGCTTCATCGAGGATGCGTTCGGGCTCAGGAACCTCGATTCGATCAACGTCGATATGGTCACGTGGGAGTGCGACTACCCGCACTCGGACTGCACCTGGCCGAACTCCGCGGACGTGTTCTGGCAGCAGGCGAAGAACCTGCCCGACGAGATCATCAACAAGATCAGCCACCTCAACGCGATGCGCGAATTCTCTTACGACCCGTTCGCCATCCTGGGGCGCGAGAACTGCACCGTCGGTGCGCTGCGCGCGCAGGCGACGCATGTCAGCATCGAGCCGGCGCTGGGCCTCGGCGGCGCAGCTCCGCAACGCGATCCCAGCAAACCGGTGACGTCGGGCGACATCAACAAGATGTTCGCCTCGGCAGACGCGCAGACCGCGCTCTGA
- a CDS encoding cytochrome P450, which yields MSSVKDVTLESAFAGVADNYRGEDVDLHAIYREMRKNSPIIAENFMGKLGVPNIAGLDPNRPTYTVFKYKDVMTVLRDAANYTSGFIAEGLGAFFDGLILTGMDGEAHKKARGLLQPIFMPDVVNTWRDSKMDPIVRNEYLLPLVPKKKADLMDFGLHFPIRLIYALIGFPDDEPEKVEQYAAWALAILAGPQVDAEKAAIARKAAMEAAQALYDAVKEAVVAVRQRGAEGNDLISRLIRAEYEGRKLDDHEITTFVRSLLPAAGETTTRTFGSLMVLLLERPDVLDRVRKDRSLVGKAIDEAIRFEPVATFKVRQAAQDLELGGVRIPKGAMVQCIVSSANRDEEAFENSEEFDIDRKLKPSFGFGFGPHMCIGQFIAKTELQVALNAILDLFPNIRLDPDQPKPRITGAQLRGPHSVPVIWD from the coding sequence ATGAGCAGTGTCAAGGACGTTACGCTGGAGAGCGCGTTCGCCGGAGTGGCCGACAACTACCGCGGTGAGGATGTCGATCTGCATGCGATCTACCGCGAGATGCGGAAGAACTCGCCGATCATTGCCGAGAACTTCATGGGCAAGCTCGGGGTGCCGAACATCGCAGGGCTGGATCCGAACCGCCCGACCTACACGGTGTTCAAATACAAGGACGTGATGACCGTCCTGCGCGATGCCGCAAACTACACCAGCGGCTTCATCGCCGAAGGGCTGGGAGCCTTCTTCGACGGCCTGATCCTTACCGGCATGGACGGCGAGGCGCACAAGAAGGCACGCGGCCTGCTGCAGCCCATCTTCATGCCCGACGTGGTCAACACGTGGCGCGACAGCAAGATGGATCCGATCGTGCGCAACGAGTACCTGTTGCCGCTGGTGCCGAAGAAGAAGGCAGATCTGATGGACTTCGGCCTCCACTTCCCGATTCGACTGATCTACGCGCTGATCGGCTTTCCCGACGACGAACCCGAGAAGGTCGAACAGTACGCGGCGTGGGCGCTGGCGATCCTTGCCGGCCCGCAGGTGGACGCCGAAAAGGCCGCGATTGCGCGCAAGGCTGCAATGGAAGCCGCTCAGGCGCTCTACGACGCGGTGAAGGAAGCCGTCGTCGCCGTGCGCCAACGCGGCGCCGAAGGAAACGACCTCATCAGCCGCCTGATCCGTGCCGAATACGAAGGGCGCAAGCTCGATGACCACGAGATCACGACCTTCGTGCGTTCGCTGCTCCCGGCCGCCGGTGAGACCACGACGCGAACCTTCGGCTCGCTGATGGTGTTGCTGCTCGAGCGTCCGGACGTGCTCGACAGGGTCCGCAAGGATCGCAGTCTGGTCGGCAAGGCCATTGACGAGGCGATTCGGTTCGAGCCCGTGGCGACCTTCAAGGTGCGTCAGGCGGCACAGGACCTCGAACTCGGCGGCGTCCGGATCCCGAAGGGTGCCATGGTCCAGTGCATCGTTTCCTCCGCCAACCGCGACGAGGAAGCGTTCGAGAACAGCGAAGAGTTCGACATCGATCGCAAGCTCAAGCCTTCATTCGGCTTCGGCTTCGGCCCTCACATGTGCATCGGACAGTTCATCGCCAAGACCGAGCTCCAGGTGGCGCTGAACGCCATTCTCGACCTGTTCCCCAACATCCGCCTCGACCCGGATCAGCCGAAGCCGCGGATTACGGGCGCACAGCTTCGTGGCCCTCACTCCGTCCCGGTCATCTGGGATTGA
- a CDS encoding SDR family NAD(P)-dependent oxidoreductase yields MQLSGKRLIVTGTAGGIGASALRGLVAAGARLAALDVNDEAGSAEVARANVGASGEARYFHCDIRERAEVDRVVAQAVAWLGGLDGLVNIAGVERAAPAEAIVDADWDLIFDVNARGTLNTNQAVFPHLREKGGRILNFGSAAGVMGLPGCAHYSAAKAAVLGWTRTVAKEWGRHGISVNAAAPGMWTPMYDAHRARMDADALRAHDAMMAGLIPLGGKLGDPDRDMTPFVVFMMSDGARFITGQTLAVDGGLMIP; encoded by the coding sequence ATGCAGCTGAGCGGAAAACGCCTCATCGTGACCGGCACCGCAGGGGGCATCGGTGCGAGTGCACTGCGCGGACTGGTGGCGGCCGGTGCGCGGCTGGCGGCGCTGGATGTGAATGACGAGGCTGGCAGCGCGGAAGTGGCGCGCGCCAATGTGGGAGCCTCGGGCGAGGCGAGGTATTTCCACTGCGACATTCGCGAGCGTGCCGAAGTCGATAGGGTCGTCGCGCAGGCCGTCGCCTGGCTGGGTGGCCTCGACGGACTGGTGAACATCGCTGGGGTCGAGCGCGCGGCGCCGGCCGAAGCGATCGTCGACGCCGACTGGGACCTCATATTCGACGTCAATGCGCGCGGCACCCTGAACACTAACCAGGCCGTCTTTCCGCATCTGCGGGAGAAGGGCGGTCGCATCCTCAACTTCGGCTCCGCGGCTGGGGTCATGGGGCTGCCCGGATGTGCCCACTATTCGGCGGCCAAGGCGGCGGTCCTCGGCTGGACCCGAACGGTGGCGAAGGAGTGGGGGCGACACGGCATCAGCGTGAATGCCGCTGCGCCGGGCATGTGGACGCCCATGTACGACGCCCACCGCGCACGAATGGACGCGGATGCCCTGCGGGCGCACGACGCGATGATGGCCGGGTTGATCCCGCTCGGCGGCAAGCTCGGCGACCCCGATCGCGACATGACGCCTTTCGTGGTGTTCATGATGAGCGACGGGGCCCGCTTCATCACCGGCCAGACGCTGGCCGTCGACGGTGGACTCATGATTCCGTGA
- a CDS encoding MFS transporter: MALVACQVGLHACVQGARLAAPLSVLRLGHSEWAVGLVMTMFALFPAIFAIPAGRLADRHGYHLPVRIAAGLSLAGALLAASVPHLIALCAAAALCGAGSGFGMIAIQRTASRFARDEADRLRVFSWIALAPAVAGLFGPMMAGVLIDHLGFSAAFAALALLPFATLVIAQAVPHESRAPVSALDRKQPSAWGLLRLPSFRRLLLVNWLVSASWDVHGFALPILGVERGFSASALGAVLAAYAVASMSVRVLIPFVAERLPRRHLLAGALSITCLVFVLYPLLQSAWAMALCAATLGLALGAIQPTILATLHQVTPRERHGEALAFRSMTVHTSMTAMPLLFGAIGASAGAAVLFWVMAAALGLGGLQARRIEADDGAPARREEHPQQEERTCS, translated from the coding sequence GTGGCGCTGGTCGCATGCCAGGTCGGACTGCATGCCTGCGTGCAGGGGGCTCGCCTGGCGGCGCCGCTGAGCGTCCTGCGGCTGGGGCATTCCGAGTGGGCCGTGGGGCTCGTGATGACGATGTTCGCGCTCTTTCCCGCGATCTTCGCGATCCCGGCCGGACGGCTTGCTGATCGGCACGGCTACCATCTGCCGGTGCGCATTGCGGCCGGCCTGTCGCTCGCGGGTGCGCTGCTCGCAGCTTCGGTGCCCCATCTCATTGCCCTGTGTGCGGCCGCTGCGTTGTGCGGCGCGGGCTCGGGCTTCGGCATGATCGCGATTCAGCGCACGGCCAGCCGATTCGCGCGGGACGAGGCGGACCGGCTTCGCGTGTTCAGCTGGATCGCGCTTGCTCCGGCCGTGGCGGGACTCTTCGGGCCGATGATGGCCGGCGTGCTGATCGATCATCTCGGTTTTTCGGCGGCGTTCGCCGCGCTCGCGCTGCTTCCGTTCGCGACCCTGGTGATCGCCCAGGCGGTCCCGCATGAAAGCCGGGCGCCGGTCTCCGCATTGGACCGCAAGCAGCCGTCCGCGTGGGGCCTGCTCCGCCTGCCGTCGTTCCGGCGCCTGCTCCTCGTCAATTGGCTGGTGTCGGCCAGTTGGGATGTGCATGGCTTCGCGTTGCCGATTCTCGGGGTCGAACGCGGCTTCAGCGCATCGGCGCTGGGGGCGGTGCTGGCGGCTTATGCGGTCGCGTCGATGTCGGTGCGCGTCCTGATCCCGTTTGTGGCCGAACGCCTGCCACGACGCCATTTGCTTGCGGGGGCGCTTTCCATCACGTGTCTGGTGTTCGTGCTGTATCCACTGCTCCAGAGTGCATGGGCCATGGCGCTGTGCGCCGCGACCCTCGGCCTTGCGCTGGGCGCGATCCAACCGACGATTCTCGCGACGCTGCATCAGGTCACGCCACGCGAGCGGCACGGCGAGGCGCTGGCTTTCCGCTCGATGACGGTGCACACCTCGATGACCGCGATGCCCCTCCTTTTTGGCGCCATCGGGGCGAGTGCCGGCGCGGCCGTGCTGTTCTGGGTGATGGCCGCGGCGCTCGGTCTCGGGGGCCTGCAGGCCCGGCGGATCGAGGCGGACGACGGGGCTCCCGCGCGCCGCGAGGAACATCCACAACAGGAGGAGAGGACATGCAGCTGA
- a CDS encoding phosphotransferase family protein has translation MSAHGWAAEVDLGRLAEWMDAQGLGSGAIDSVTPLTGGTQNILLRFFRDGADYVLRCPPPGAKPEIHATFLREARLLGALAGTAVPHPRLIAACTDASVLGAPFYLMAPVDGFTATPTPLRGAYVTDPAWRHAMGLSMVDALLRLGEVAPGAVGLADFGRPEGFLERQVPRWLTHLERCAEQPGWPGPQALPGVREVADWLEAHVPAANVPGLMHGDYHFGNVMFRHDRPALAAIIDWELATLGDPLLDLGWLVATWPDRDGRGAGTIRIAPADGLPSTAELVEHYRHGSGRDLSAINWYVAMARFKLGIMLEASHARSCAGKAPAETGAQHHASAVRLLEAAIAGIEVRA, from the coding sequence ATGAGCGCTCACGGGTGGGCGGCGGAGGTCGATCTCGGACGACTCGCCGAATGGATGGATGCGCAGGGGCTGGGTAGTGGGGCGATCGACTCGGTCACGCCGCTCACCGGGGGCACGCAGAACATCCTGCTGCGCTTTTTTCGCGACGGCGCCGACTATGTCCTGCGCTGCCCGCCGCCGGGCGCAAAGCCCGAGATCCACGCGACCTTTCTCCGTGAGGCGCGGCTGCTCGGAGCACTTGCCGGCACGGCGGTACCACACCCGCGCCTGATTGCTGCCTGCACGGATGCGTCGGTGCTCGGTGCGCCGTTCTACCTGATGGCTCCGGTGGATGGGTTCACAGCGACGCCGACGCCGCTCCGGGGGGCCTATGTCACCGACCCGGCGTGGCGCCATGCGATGGGGCTGTCGATGGTCGATGCCTTGCTGCGCCTGGGCGAGGTCGCGCCCGGCGCGGTCGGACTGGCGGACTTCGGGCGGCCGGAAGGGTTTCTTGAGCGGCAAGTGCCGCGCTGGCTCACGCATCTCGAGCGCTGCGCGGAGCAGCCCGGTTGGCCGGGGCCGCAGGCGCTGCCTGGCGTGCGCGAGGTGGCCGACTGGCTCGAAGCGCACGTGCCAGCGGCCAACGTTCCGGGGTTGATGCACGGCGATTATCACTTTGGTAACGTGATGTTCCGGCATGACCGGCCCGCGCTTGCAGCGATCATCGACTGGGAGCTAGCGACGCTGGGGGATCCGCTGCTTGATCTCGGCTGGCTCGTCGCGACCTGGCCCGACCGCGACGGGCGGGGCGCCGGCACCATCCGCATCGCGCCCGCCGACGGTCTTCCCTCGACCGCCGAACTCGTCGAACACTATCGCCATGGCAGCGGGCGCGATCTGTCGGCGATCAATTGGTACGTCGCGATGGCACGCTTCAAGCTCGGCATCATGCTCGAGGCCAGCCATGCGCGATCCTGCGCAGGCAAGGCTCCGGCGGAAACCGGCGCGCAGCATCATGCGTCCGCGGTGCGCCTGCTCGAAGCGGCGATCGCGGGGATCGAGGTGCGGGCGTGA
- a CDS encoding acyl-CoA dehydrogenase family protein: protein MAWDFETDPEFQQELDWIDRFVREEVEPLEHVLGSPWNIHDPRFEALVRPLQREVKARNLWACHLGPELGGAGYGQVKLALMNEILGRALFAPIVFGAHAPDSGNCEILAHYGTPEQKARYLEPLLDNRIVSCFAMTEPQGGADPKVFTTRAEQDGNDWLISGQKWFASNARYAAFYIVMAITDPTVSPYKGMSMFIVPADTPGIEIVRNVGVPDDPEATHGYLNFDRVRVSAENMLGAPGEAFVVAQVRLGGGRVHHAMRVIGQSQKALDALCERALSRSTQGALLADKQMVQERIADAWIQLEQFRLLVMRTAWRIDKYQDYMKVRKDIAAVKATMPKVLHDIASSALQVHGSIGVSSEMPFVGLIVRAYQMGLADGPTEVHKITVAKQLLREYTGCEDLFPDYHRPTAEAAARAKFSAVLG from the coding sequence ATGGCATGGGATTTTGAGACCGACCCGGAATTCCAGCAGGAACTCGACTGGATCGACCGCTTTGTGCGCGAGGAGGTCGAGCCGCTCGAGCATGTCCTCGGCAGCCCCTGGAATATCCACGATCCGCGCTTCGAGGCGCTGGTCCGCCCGCTGCAGCGCGAGGTGAAGGCCAGGAATCTGTGGGCTTGCCACCTCGGACCGGAACTTGGCGGGGCGGGCTATGGCCAGGTCAAGCTGGCGTTGATGAACGAGATCCTCGGTCGCGCGCTGTTCGCGCCCATCGTGTTCGGCGCGCACGCGCCCGATTCGGGAAACTGCGAGATCCTCGCGCACTACGGCACGCCCGAACAGAAGGCGCGCTACCTCGAGCCGCTTCTCGACAACCGCATCGTGTCCTGTTTTGCGATGACCGAGCCGCAGGGGGGCGCCGATCCGAAAGTGTTCACGACGCGAGCCGAACAGGATGGCAACGATTGGCTGATTTCGGGGCAGAAGTGGTTCGCGTCGAACGCTCGCTATGCCGCGTTCTACATCGTCATGGCGATCACCGACCCGACCGTGTCGCCCTACAAAGGCATGAGCATGTTCATCGTGCCTGCCGACACGCCGGGAATCGAGATCGTCCGTAACGTCGGCGTCCCTGACGATCCCGAGGCGACTCATGGCTACCTGAATTTCGACCGGGTGCGGGTGTCGGCGGAGAACATGCTCGGCGCGCCCGGCGAGGCCTTCGTCGTCGCGCAGGTGCGCCTTGGCGGGGGGCGCGTGCACCACGCGATGCGCGTCATCGGCCAGTCGCAGAAGGCACTCGACGCGCTGTGCGAGCGGGCCTTGTCGCGCAGCACCCAGGGCGCGCTGCTCGCGGACAAGCAGATGGTGCAGGAGAGGATCGCCGATGCGTGGATCCAGCTCGAGCAGTTCCGCCTGCTGGTCATGCGCACTGCCTGGCGCATCGACAAGTACCAGGACTACATGAAGGTGCGCAAGGACATCGCCGCGGTGAAGGCGACGATGCCCAAGGTGCTGCACGACATCGCGTCGAGTGCATTGCAGGTGCATGGATCGATAGGGGTGTCGTCCGAGATGCCCTTCGTCGGCCTGATCGTGCGCGCCTACCAGATGGGGCTCGCAGACGGTCCGACCGAGGTGCACAAGATCACCGTCGCCAAACAGTTGCTGCGCGAGTACACCGGTTGCGAGGACTTGTTCCCCGACTATCACCGGCCGACGGCCGAGGCCGCTGCACGGGCGAAGTTCAGCGCGGTGCTGGGATGA
- a CDS encoding SDR family oxidoreductase, with translation MNELDFSGKTVLVVGGSSGIGNGMAQAFRRRGASVHVWGTRPTVADYADSSDSNLEGLAYVQVDVADADAVASAPVPFERLDVLICAQGTVRYNREEFKVPAFREVVNVNLVSLMACGDKFHDMLAESRGSMIIVSSAAAFHSTVGTPAYNASKTGAYGLTRTLGEAWARDGIRVNGIAPGLVATKLTRITTDHPKRLEASLKNIPLGRLGTPEEMAGAALFLASPLASYMLGQTLLVDGGLLLA, from the coding sequence GTGAACGAACTGGACTTCAGCGGCAAGACGGTACTCGTGGTGGGAGGATCGAGCGGGATCGGCAACGGCATGGCGCAGGCCTTCCGTCGGCGCGGGGCGAGCGTCCATGTCTGGGGCACGCGACCGACCGTCGCCGATTACGCCGATTCGTCCGACTCGAACCTCGAGGGACTCGCGTATGTGCAAGTGGATGTGGCCGACGCCGATGCGGTGGCGAGCGCGCCGGTGCCGTTCGAGCGGCTCGACGTGCTGATCTGCGCGCAAGGCACGGTGCGCTACAACCGCGAGGAGTTCAAGGTGCCGGCCTTTCGGGAGGTCGTGAACGTGAACCTCGTGAGCCTCATGGCCTGCGGCGACAAGTTCCACGACATGCTCGCCGAGAGCCGCGGATCGATGATCATCGTGAGTTCGGCCGCGGCCTTCCATTCCACGGTCGGCACCCCGGCCTACAACGCTTCCAAGACGGGGGCCTACGGCCTTACCCGCACGCTGGGCGAAGCGTGGGCACGCGACGGCATCCGCGTAAACGGCATCGCCCCCGGACTCGTCGCGACCAAGCTTACCCGCATCACGACGGATCACCCCAAGCGCCTGGAGGCATCGCTCAAGAATATTCCCCTCGGCCGCCTCGGCACGCCGGAAGAGATGGCCGGTGCGGCGCTCTTCCTCGCTTCGCCGCTGGCGTCCTACATGCTCGGCCAGACCCTGCTGGTCGATGGCGGCCTGCTGCTCGCCTGA
- a CDS encoding CoA transferase, whose product MHEGILAGIRVVEIACGIPGPAAGLLLSEAGAEVIRIEAPGSDAEQGTALFSVLNRGKRRVELDLDRDDGRRRLHALLADADVLIHDIIPSRAAALGLAEDALAAACPQLVVSAITGWPSRHPLAEALPRESLVLARLGLLDEQPGHRPGPIFVRMPFASWLAAWFCVIGVMARLIARRRDGRGGAAHTSLAQAALAPMSMHWSRAETPTPVFAKGLDKTTPIPLHRCFDGRWIHVHYSPDKAPWMAEALAAMGPEAVAAENAKYPPSHVAPNFGANRAIIATRPAQEWVEHFWQHDVAAQVAAPFGEIYRDEQARANGFVVMVDDPVLGHVFEPGPAYTTDPPPRLRGGLLPLESDPAWSVPRAQAFDGVPKGQSGSAPLTGLRVLDLGAYLAGPFATQLLADLGAEVIKVEPPGGDAMRRLERIFAGTQRGKLGATLKLGDPTAQPALAALVRWADVVHHNVRLPAAHKLGIDYETLKAINPALVYCHISSYGPLGPRKDWPGFDQLMQAACGWEVECGGEGRPPMWLRFGVGDYFAALSSVFALLLAHFQRQITGDGQAVAASLLGATLLTVGEAVMRADGSLSPIDHLDAAQTGVSPDHRLYRCADGWLAVAALRPEEARALAALAGNDREAWFAAFSRETACECLTSAGVPCEPALENPGLSFLDDDGCRRAGLHAAYPHAVYGHLEQVGAYWNFCDLPLALDRAPPALGEHSHRVWRSVGLDEGQIQSMVAAAVTNP is encoded by the coding sequence ATGCACGAAGGCATCCTCGCCGGTATCCGCGTCGTCGAGATCGCATGCGGCATCCCCGGTCCGGCGGCCGGGTTGCTGCTCTCGGAGGCGGGTGCGGAAGTCATCCGCATCGAAGCGCCGGGCAGCGATGCGGAGCAGGGCACGGCCTTGTTCTCCGTTCTCAACAGGGGAAAGCGTCGGGTCGAGCTCGACCTGGATCGCGATGATGGGCGCAGGCGTCTGCATGCCTTGCTGGCCGACGCCGACGTGTTGATCCACGACATCATACCCAGCCGTGCGGCAGCGTTGGGGCTGGCGGAAGACGCGCTTGCTGCAGCATGCCCGCAGCTTGTTGTGTCGGCAATCACCGGCTGGCCATCCCGGCATCCACTCGCCGAAGCCTTGCCGCGGGAATCGCTCGTGCTCGCGCGCTTGGGTCTGCTCGACGAGCAGCCTGGTCATCGGCCGGGCCCGATCTTCGTCCGCATGCCATTCGCGAGTTGGCTCGCCGCCTGGTTCTGCGTCATCGGGGTGATGGCGCGTTTGATCGCACGTCGACGCGACGGGCGCGGCGGGGCGGCTCACACCAGCCTCGCCCAGGCCGCGCTCGCACCGATGAGCATGCACTGGTCACGCGCCGAGACGCCGACACCGGTATTCGCGAAAGGGCTCGACAAGACGACGCCTATTCCGCTGCACCGATGCTTCGACGGGCGCTGGATCCATGTGCACTACTCGCCGGACAAGGCGCCTTGGATGGCAGAGGCGCTCGCAGCGATGGGGCCCGAGGCGGTCGCGGCCGAGAACGCGAAATATCCACCCAGCCACGTTGCGCCAAACTTCGGCGCGAATAGGGCAATCATTGCCACGCGCCCTGCGCAGGAATGGGTCGAACACTTCTGGCAGCACGACGTGGCCGCACAGGTTGCGGCCCCTTTCGGTGAGATATACCGCGACGAACAGGCGCGTGCCAACGGATTTGTCGTGATGGTGGACGATCCCGTCCTCGGTCACGTGTTCGAACCCGGGCCGGCGTACACCACCGACCCTCCCCCGCGCCTGCGCGGCGGGTTGCTGCCGCTTGAATCGGACCCGGCTTGGAGCGTCCCGCGCGCGCAAGCATTCGACGGCGTGCCGAAGGGGCAGTCGGGGAGCGCACCCCTCACTGGCCTCAGGGTGCTCGACCTGGGCGCCTACCTTGCTGGGCCCTTCGCGACGCAGCTCCTCGCCGACCTCGGCGCCGAAGTCATCAAGGTGGAACCCCCCGGTGGCGATGCGATGCGCCGTCTGGAACGGATCTTCGCCGGCACGCAGCGTGGCAAGCTCGGTGCGACGCTCAAGCTCGGGGATCCGACCGCACAACCGGCACTCGCGGCGCTGGTGCGCTGGGCCGACGTGGTTCATCACAACGTCCGCCTGCCGGCCGCGCACAAGCTGGGTATCGACTACGAAACGCTGAAGGCGATCAATCCGGCGCTCGTGTATTGCCACATCAGCTCCTACGGTCCGCTGGGACCGCGCAAGGACTGGCCCGGGTTCGATCAGCTGATGCAGGCGGCCTGCGGCTGGGAAGTGGAATGCGGCGGCGAGGGGAGGCCGCCGATGTGGTTGCGCTTCGGCGTCGGGGACTACTTCGCCGCGCTGTCGTCAGTGTTCGCACTCCTGCTCGCGCATTTTCAGCGCCAGATAACGGGCGACGGACAGGCGGTGGCGGCATCGCTCCTCGGCGCGACGCTACTGACCGTGGGCGAGGCCGTGATGCGCGCCGACGGCAGTCTGTCCCCGATCGATCACCTCGACGCGGCGCAGACCGGCGTGTCGCCGGATCACCGTCTGTATCGCTGCGCGGACGGCTGGCTGGCTGTCGCCGCGCTGCGGCCGGAGGAAGCGCGGGCGCTCGCCGCCTTGGCCGGGAACGATCGCGAGGCCTGGTTTGCGGCGTTCAGCCGCGAGACGGCCTGCGAGTGTCTGACCTCGGCGGGGGTGCCTTGCGAGCCCGCGCTCGAAAACCCCGGTCTGAGCTTTCTCGACGACGACGGCTGCCGACGGGCGGGGCTGCACGCCGCCTATCCGCACGCGGTGTATGGGCACCTCGAACAGGTCGGCGCGTACTGGAACTTTTGCGACCTGCCCCTCGCCCTTGACCGGGCACCGCCGGCGCTGGGCGAGCACAGCCACAGGGTGTGGCGATCGGTCGGGCTCGACGAAGGGCAGATTCAAAGCATGGTCGCCGCGGCCGTGACCAATCCCTGA
- a CDS encoding carboxymuconolactone decarboxylase family protein, translated as MARIQPIPLDALPAPLADAVARGCANRMLSSTVPVQVWAHRPELAQAWLATLETMHVSGVLDGRLRELVRLRIASITTCKACQLARKDDAVSEEDIACLSADDARFSPHEKAALRYAELFAADYMAIDDAVFAELGRHFSTAQIVELNMFCALMLAGGRMTYVQQAYAE; from the coding sequence ATGGCGAGAATCCAGCCCATTCCCCTCGATGCGTTGCCTGCACCGCTTGCCGACGCAGTGGCGCGGGGGTGCGCCAACCGCATGTTGAGTTCCACCGTCCCGGTGCAGGTCTGGGCACATCGCCCCGAGCTTGCCCAAGCCTGGCTCGCGACCCTGGAAACGATGCACGTGAGTGGGGTGCTCGACGGCCGCCTCCGCGAGCTGGTGCGGCTCAGGATCGCCTCGATCACGACCTGCAAGGCGTGTCAGCTCGCGCGCAAGGACGACGCGGTGAGCGAGGAGGATATCGCCTGCCTGAGCGCGGACGATGCTCGTTTTTCGCCGCACGAGAAGGCGGCGCTGCGATACGCCGAGCTCTTTGCGGCCGACTACATGGCCATCGACGACGCGGTATTCGCCGAGCTCGGCCGCCATTTTTCCACCGCCCAGATCGTCGAGCTGAACATGTTCTGCGCGCTGATGCTAGCGGGTGGGCGCATGACCTATGTGCAGCAGGCGTACGCGGAGTAG